Genomic DNA from Telopea speciosissima isolate NSW1024214 ecotype Mountain lineage chromosome 2, Tspe_v1, whole genome shotgun sequence:
AAGACATTTAGGTTGTAATAACTGAGGGGATTTTATCTGAATAAAAGCATTAAGATTGGTTCCCTCGAAATAACTAGTTCCTTACCAGTTGTTCTTATCTacttgtcaaaataggtaagaagaaagaaaaaagagctTAGATGTTCGACGCAAGAGAATATCCTAGGCCACCTTGACTCCTCTAGGCATCATACTCGAGTCTTGTGACCATGCACTTAACAGTTCATGTGTAAACAGATTGCAATCTGCACCATGCATAAACTAAACagatgaagaaaaaggaaagcaCTTCCCGTGTTTGACTTGATACGTATATAAAGCTTAAAGATGTATCAACAGTTTACTTTCATGCAAAATTCTAACCCATGGATTGGTTTTTCTAAAGTGCAACTTTCAAGCACCAGAGTTCAGGTATTGTAGGCACTCCACTCTCAGATCATTAACTCAATCTTTAAAGTAAGAACGCTGCCCCTACTAGAAGGATTTAGGCAACAAGCTTCCTGCTGCATGGTATCCAGCTCCTTTCTATTTTGGAGATTTTTACCTCTCAACAAGAATCCCCCGACCCTACTAGGTCTAGAAAAGTGACCAGtaaattcttcttctacttgCATTAGTATATATATGTATCAAGCCAATAAGGAGGAACCACAATTCCCTAATGTAGAGCATGGAACTCGTTCACGCATACAAGTGGTGATTCCATGTATGCATATATGCATTTATTTGAGTGTGTGAACTCCTTGTCTACAAATATAAGGAACTAAGATAATGAACGGCAGATAGCACAAGAATTGCAAAACGTTATAGGCAAAAagaattcccttttttttgtcaCTAGTCATTACTATATCATGgcgaaaagaagaaaaatatacgTCAGTAGTCTTCTCTAGGCAACAACTAAAACCAAGGACGGCCGGCCTACAGAATAAAACATAATTTAATCTCACGTTGGTAGCCATTAATTCCAAGAACCAAAGTAGGATATCTCAAAACAACTGCACCGATTACATAACCTGTATTGGATGTCGTAAAAGCCACAATTCGTAATAAGAGGGAACGGCAACCGTAATTTTTGGATATAGATCAAAGGAAAAGGATAAGTAAGCAAACGCAAGCTACACAAACATTTTAGGTACGGCAGAGACTCACTTGATAGTCGCTCACGAGGGTTCTGCAAAGCTTCCTGGAGAAACTGATCCACCTGATAGATAACATTTTCAGAGAACCCTCCATTCCTCTCCGAAtcaacagaggaagaagaagcagaggcaaCCGCAGAAGAAGCAACACCAGCAGAAATGGCAGCTGACGGAGGATCATCACCGGAGGGGAATTCAGACGATGAAATCCGTGGCAGACACGAGACAGTGGAATTCTTGGAGGAGAGCATTAACCTCTTCACGCTCTCATCCACATCTGTTATTTCCCATGAATCCGGAGCCCCGATATCCTCTTCAGAACCCTCCATGGGAGgaaaattctagggttagagATATGAAGAGGTCACGAAATTAGGGCCAGCTCCATAGCAAAGACCGTAGGGTTTGTCATAGAGGAAAGGACAGACGAGAACCAAACAACAACGATTAGATTAGGGTTCAGACTTTAGAGGAATCTAAGGTATTTTTCTCGTCTTCCAACCTCCAAGTAGATGTGTCTTTAAGGTATTTTTCTTGATAAAGGATTTCGGGGCACAAAACGAGGACGAGAAACAGTAGATGTGTCTTTAAGGTATTTTTCTCGTCTTCCACAAGTCCAAAAAGGAGATAGATAATCAACGATATCATAACGCCACATTCCTCTCACGAGTCACGAGTCATTTAATCATTGGGGAATGTATTAGCTATTTGCCGTATtataatatttgtttttttttttggtaaacaagacTTTATTGATGATAGTCATGCATAAACTCATGGAGGCAATGAAGAACACAACTTACACAATCATGGAAAGGATAGGGGCCATTCAGGTATGCATGTTAATGATAAAGCCCTCCTAACCAAGGAGTAAGTCACGCTGGTAATCTCTCGTGAAATACAAACAAAAGTACAAGAtacaaaagataaagaaaggtAAATGATGTCGTCCACTAGAGTCTGAACATGGAAAGGTGTCGCACCGCCACCATTCTCAATGTAGGTAATAAGACTCATACTATCAGATTCAATAACAACCCTCTCATAACCATTTGCAACCATCTCTTGCATCACCAACTGAACAGCAAGAGCTTCACCAATCAAAATGTCCGAGAAAGAAGATGGACAAGAGACAGCTTTAAGCGGTAAACCGTTGTGGTCCCTACATACAAAACTCATGGAGGCAATGAGGAACACAACTTACACAATCATGGAAAGGATAGGGGCCATTCAGGTATGCATGTTAATGATAAAGCCCTCCTAGCCAAGGAGTAAGCCACGCTGGTAATCTCTCGTGAAATACAAACAAAAGTACAAGAtacaaaagataaagaaaggtAAATGATGTCGTCCACTAGAGTCTTAACATGGAAAGGTGTCACACCGCCACCATTCTCAATGTAGGTAATAAGACTCATACTATCAGACTCAATAACAACCCTCTCATAACCATTTGCAACCATCTCTTGCATCACCAACTGAACAGCAAGAGCTTCACCAATCAAAATGTCCGAGAAAGAAGATGGACAAGAGACAGCTTTAAGCGGCAAACCGTTGTGGTCCCTACATACAAAACTCACACCTGCCTTGGCTAAAGATGCTGAAAAACTAACATCACAATTGCATTTCACCGTACCTGCTACAAGTGCTAACCATTGGGGAGGTGATGCAATAGGTGTTGCAGGAGTAGATAGTCCAGCCATATGTACAACCCTATACTCATGGAATGCCCTCAACGCTGCCGTAATTACTTCATTAGGTTGCCAAGTCTTGCGCCCAAATACCAAATCATTCCTAGATAGCCATAGGTGCCAACAGAAAAAACTACATAGAGTAATCAATGATTTGGATTCCTTCTTTCCCAAAGAGGAGAATGATTTCCATGCAGCTATCCAATTTGAAAATTCCAGATTAGCATTCAATAAATAGTTAGAACCAAGTGGACTACCAAACCACACCGCACGAGCATAGGAACATCCCAAAAGAATATGAGAAATGGTCTCACATTCCCCACATCGAACACATAGAGGATCTGCATGAACATTGCGTCGCACTAGGGCATCACCTGTCGCAAGACCATGGGCACAGGCACGCCATAAGAAACGTTGAACCTTGGGCAAAGTTTGGGAATTCCAAATTGATTTCCAAACAGTTGAAGGAATAGTACTCCAAGAATGTAACCTAGATGAAGTAGAAAAAGTCAAACGATGAGCAGTCTCTTTATTGGAGAGAAGATGATAGGCAATGCAGACTGAAAAAACACCATTCTTACTCGCTACCCGCACCAACTTATTAGGGCGGTCAAAAATGGACAAATTAATATTCATAATCCTTCCAACATCAGCATCATTAAAATAGGCTGAAAGCACATCACTATGCCAAGTATGTGTTGCTTGATCAATAAGGTCTGCAACCTTCCTTAGCCAAGGTAAATTTGGATTAGGAGAGGTGACCTTATAATCACAAGAAGTGGGAATCCAGGCATCAAACCAAATATTCACTTGAGTACCATTTCCAATACTCCAACATAAACCATCAATCAACACCCTTTTTCCTTCCATAAGGCTTCTCTAACCCCAACTAGGACGTTGTCCACATGATGTTGCCAAAAAATCACAATGAGGAAGATAAATAGCCTTCAAGAACCGAAATATAAGGCTATCTTGGTCGGACCATAACCTCCATGCCGCCTTTGATAATAAAGCATTGTTATGAAGAGAGGGATCACATAACCCCAAGCCACCATTCTCCTTAGAAAGACAAAGCCGCTCCCAAGAGATCCAATGCATCTTTGGCCGCCCATTAGTGTCACCCCAATAAAAATTAGAAGCCATCTGATGCAAGGATTTATGATTTGAGGCTGGAAGTTTGAAATGCATACATGCATAATTGGACATAGAAAATACCACAGATTTCAGTAAAACCTCCTTGCCAGCATGTGAGAGAAGCATAGACTTCCAACCTTCAACCCTTTGACGCACCTTATTAGAGAGATCTTGGAATAAGGTTGCCTTTGAAACACCAAAATCTATAGGGAGACCCAAATACTTCTTTGGTCCAGATCCATATGGCACCTTCATTACCCTTGAAAACCACCTCTTAATACGAGGACGTGTATTTGGAGAAAAGGTCATACAGGACTTCTTCAAATTAATCTCCTGGCCAGAAGCTTGACAATATGTAGCCAAACAGGTCTTCAAAGTATACAACTCATCTATCTTACCCTCAGCAAAAAGGAGGCTATCGTCAGCAAACAAGAGATGAGTAATCGGTGGGGCTCGATTACGAACCCTTATACCTTTAATAGTCCATGTAGCTTCAGCCTTTATAAGCAAACAACTCAAAGCATGTGAGCACAGAATAAACAAGGTTGGTGATAAAGGATCCCCTTGACGAATAACCTGAGAAGGGATAACAGTACCCCTTGGTGCTCCATTGATAAGAATATGATAGGAAACCGATGATACACAAGCCATAACCATATTAACCCAATGTGTTGAAAAACCCATCTTCAGGAACATATGTTTAATGAATGGCCATTCCAACTTGTCATATGCTTTTTTCATTTCAAGCTTCAATGCTACCAGTTTCCTCTTACCCTTCTTCattttattgatgtaatggaaGAGCTCATGAGCAATCAACACATTATCAGAGATGGCCCTATTGGGAATGAAAGCAGATTAATAGGGTGATACAATATCATCTAAAATGGACTTCAACCTTGATGCAATTATTTTTGTAACAACCTTACAAATAACTGTACATAGGGCAATAGGCCTGAATTGATCAGGCAATTCAGGTTGTAAAGTCTTTGGCACAAGACACACCAAAGTTTCACTCATCCTGGAAGACATAACACCAGTTTCAAAGAAAGATGTAACAAATAAATAGAGATCATCCTTTATTACATCCCAGTACTTTTGGAACAaagctggggggggggggggaaagggaaACCATCAATACCAAGTGATTTGAGTGGGCTCATTGCAAATAGTGCATCACGCATCTCATCCAAAGTAGGGACCGCACATAGCATGTCATTTGTATCATGTGAAACACAAGAATCAACCGAATCTAAAACAGTCTCAAGAGAAGATAAATCAATACCGTGAGAATGAAAGGCTGAATTGAAATGATCAAGAACCTGCTGATATAATTGATGTTTAGTTTGAGTCCATTCACCATTCGGCATCTTCAGCTGCAAGATCCGATTATAACTCCTCCTTTGCAGAGTAGAAGCATGGAAAAAATCGGTGTTCTTGTCACCTTCTTTCAACCAAGAGATCCTAGACTTTTGCCTCCATAACTCCTCTTCATCAGCAAGAGCATCATCAAGCGAGCGCTTGAGAGATTGAAGCTCAGAATTAATAGCATCAGTTAAAGGCACTCTTTGTAATCTAGTGATCTCAGAAGTGAGATTAGAGATCCGACTTTGAACATGACCAAATACCTCCTTATTCCACTGAATATAGTCATGTCTACATGCATTTAGCTTTTAATCCAAAATAGAGGATGGAGAACCtgaaacagaagaagaccaAGCAGTACTAGCAACAAGTGGACATAAATCACAACTCCTTGGGATGAGTGgagtggaagagagaaaaatgataAACGGTACCTTGAGTCTGGACTTTCCACCAAAAAACCCAttggatgaaaaaaaaagataaatttgaatttgaaaagagaaaaatacataaatcaatcattgcatcatcatcatcatttttatgttattatgtTTTTTAGTTTGGGTTGTTATTCATGTAAGAAGGGTGGGTTACGTTAGGAAAATTAACAAAATGGTGAAAAAACTAATACACACTTAACAATGAGACATTAAAGAATTACTTAGATGGGGCAATTAAGACATTTCATTTTCAGAATATACAACCAGCACCTTTAAGTGGACAGTGTtaagtataaaatttaaatggcaATTTTAcctttcaattaaaataatcctattctaattttttatttttctaacataaaaaagtgggacccaccactatttcttcctcttcttctttcttcttcttcttcaaccacttCCCCACCACCGTTGCAACTTTCGTCCCACTTCTTGAAAATGGTTCAGAGGCTCACTTACCTAGCAAGAAGCTGTGGGAAAATAAGAATCAATCTCCCAGTcaaacccccaaaaaataagaaaaaaaagttgtCGATTTGCTTTTATAGCGagaaaatctctctccctcttccatcGTTTCAACGAATGTAATATCTTTCTTGGTGTTTCCTCCCTAGAAGTCTAGAACTGGAAAAACTGAATCCCCTCCTTATTCCTCCCTTTCTCCTTCAGATTTAATTTTGCTTATACTGCAAATCTATTCAGCCAGTGTAATAGTAGTACGAACGAACAATGCTATCTCAGACATTAAAACAATTTTTTGTGAAAAAAGATGGCAAAATCAAATAagtcaaacaaaaaataaccaAACAATTGAATTGAATAGTCCAACCTAAAAGAAGCAAAATAACTCTCTGCTCTGTAATTATGTTCAAAGTTActggatgttgttgttgttcttttctcattaaagtaaaagaaaagaaaaagaagaacccaTTTCCCCAAGTAAAGGACGagttgagaagaaagaaagaaaggaaaagattttaatgtcctttttttcccctttttttctcctATAACAAGAAGACCCCCATGCTTGCATTTTTTAAAGAATTGCAAACAGAGCAAGAATCGAGGAAGGCTTCACAGGACTTGCACGAACACAAATGCCTAAAATTTGTTGGAGGTGTTAGAAAAAACTTTGTTTGGAGAAGGAAACTTCAAACTGCTTTGAACGCGATCTcgctatcttaaaggagatatttgcctTGCACGACAAATTCACCTTCAGGactcaacaaagcaataaaaataaaacacagaaCTTCTTTTAGAGATACTGAATGCAAGAGACAGAGATATTTCGTTTGAACACAACActtctattttatagaagtggAGCAAATCAACGTACCAAATCAGATCGCTTGCATTGCGATGCAAGCGTGCTAAGTGCGTGCGTACGCCACTAACACCTCTACAACCCACTGCCCATGCCGCACGTGCGTGTGCGAACGGCTACGCCGTCCTCACATATACACCGTAGAATGTCTCCCTTTTTCGGTTTAACTCAAGAGATAAAAAAGGTAATATAATAAAGaccatttataactcttgtagttttccaatgtgggac
This window encodes:
- the LOC122650608 gene encoding uncharacterized protein LOC122650608, which codes for MSETLVCLVPKTLQPELPDQFRPIALCTVICKVVTKIIASRAISDNVLIAHELFHYINKMKKGKRKLVALKLEMKKAYDKLEWPFIKHMFLKMGFSTHWVNMVMACVSSVSYHILINGAPRGTVIPSQVIRQGDPLSPTLFILCSHALSCLLIKAEATWTIKGIRVRNRAPPITHLLFADDSLLFAEGKIDELYTLKTCLATYCQASGQEINLKKSCMTFSPNTRPRIKRWFSRVMKVPYGSGPKKYLGLPIDFGVSKATLFQDLSNKVRQRVEGWKSMLLSHAGKEVLLKSVVTSPNPNLPWLRKVADLIDQATHTWHSDVLSAYFNDADVGRIMNINLSIFDRPNKLVRVASKNGVFSVCIAYHLLSNKETAHRLTFSTSSRLHSWSTIPSTVWKSIWNSQTLPKVQRFLWRACAHGLATGDALVRRNVHADPLCVRCGECETISHILLGCSYARAVWFGSPLGSNYLLNANLEFSNWIAAWKSFSSLGKKESKSLITLCSFFCWHLWLSRNDLVFGRKTWQPNEVITAALRAFHEYRVVHMAGLSTPATPIASPPQWLALVAGTVKCNCDVSFSASLAKAGVSFVCRDHNGLPLKAVSCPSSFSDILIGEALAVQLVMQEMVANGYERVVIESDSMSLITYIENGGGVTPFHVKTLVDDIIYLSLSFVSFVFLIASMSFVCRDHNGLPLKAVSCPSSFSDILIGEALAVQLVMQEMVANGYERVVIESDSMSLITYIENGGGATPFHVQTLVDDIIYLSLSFVSCTFVCISREITSVTYSLVRRALSLTCIPEWPLSFP